The Terriglobus sp. TAA 43 sequence TATCTTCTGAAGAAATCTGCGGGCACAGAATTAAAGCGTGCACTTGGCACGATCTTGCGTGGAAAAACGTACGTTACACCTTCCATTGCACAGCCACTCATGGATGAATTCATTCGCAATCCGAAGCCGGCCAAAGATAAAGAACTGACGCCGCGCCAACGCGAGGTTCTTCAACTTCTTGCCGAGGGACGTTCTATGAAAGAAGCCGCTGCAGTTCTCGATGTAGCAGTACGTACGATTGCATTTCACAAATACAAAATCATGGAAGAGTTCGGCCTGAAGAGTAACGCTGAATTAGTGCGCTTTGCCCTTCATGAACGCCTGGTCGCGGAGGATCCGCGTTTTTCTTGAATCACAGAAAGCTCTTACTTAGCTCTCTGTGTCTGCTCTTGATTCTCAGCCTGGACATTTTTCTTCGGGCCGCTCGCCGATCCCGCTGACCTGCAAGTTTTGACAGTATTGCTGCAAAGAAGTATCCCGATAGTGTTTGAGCACAAGAGGAGTTCGCTTCCGAGGAAGCAAATGGAGAGAGGCCCGTACATGAAAACATATCGCGCGCTACTGTTACTCATTCTTGGCACGGCGCTTCCCGCGTTTGCCCAAAACAAAATCGACGACCGACTCGGAAACTCAGCCGAAGTGCTGCGCCAGATGATCGCACACCCGGATTCCATCCCCAAGACCTACCTGGATCGATCCGTGTGCGTGCTTATCTTTCCTGCGGTAAAGAAAGTAGGCGTAGGTCTTGGCGTTACCTACGGTCGTGGTGTACTCGTCTGCAGAACCGGAACGGACATGAAAGGGCCCTGGTCTGCCCCCGCCATGTACAAGCTCGATGTAGGCAGTCTTGGCTTACAGCTTGGCCGCTCGGAGACGGACTACGTCATGCTTCTTGAAAACAAGAAGAGCGCTCTCAAATTGCTCACCGGCAAGCTGAAGCTGGGTGCCGATGCGAGCGCAGTTGCGGGCCCAAGCGGTGCCAAGGCCGTGGGAGCAAATGACACAAACTTCGATGTTCTGACATACACCCGCGCCAAAGGTGGCCTCTTCGCCGGCGCCTCTCTCGGTAGCGCATCAATGGTGACCGACGACGACGCGAACAAGGCCGTGTATGGCAAGGACATCACAGCAACAGAAATCGTTCGCGAAGGGGGCGCAACTGTCACACCCGCAGGTAAATCCCTCATCAAAGTCTTGACCACGGCTTCGCCCAGCAGCCACTAAACCTACAACGCATGCAGCGCCAGTGAGGCGGGACGAAAGTCCAACCCACTGGCGCTTTCCTTGTGCCCACGACTCTGGCTCTTCCTTATGCCCCGTATAAAAACGTCTGGCTTGTGCGTGATTCCAGCCAGATGTCTATGCGTGTTTGCAACACCATTCCCTTTGATGCGATACTTGACCTCTCGCCCACCGACCAAAGTAGCGAGCGCCGGGATGGCGGAACTGGCAGACGCAGCGGACTCAAAATCCGCCGAGGGCAACCTCGTGGGGGTTCGACCCCCCCTCCCGGCACCATAGAAAACAAAGCACTTATACGAAATTGGCCCCTCGCTAGCGAGAGGCCAAAATTGTTTAGGTGGCTGTTTTTGTAGCTGGCCGTTTTAGGAAGCGGGCTTGTAGGAGGAACTTCTTCAGATTGTGGGAAACTAAATCGCCGACCAGCGGTTGCACATCGAACGACCGTCGAAGCGTGACGCGGTTCAAGGCTGCCTTTGGGCTTTAGTGCTTCGCAAGACGGGACCTTAACCTGGAGTGCGGAACTGTTTCTAACCTTCCCGATCTCCTACGCCGTGGCGTGGCTTTGACGTTCAGCGCGAGAATGCACGTGTTGCGCTGGTGAGATGGATGCGTCGCCAGAGATCACGTAGGCAATGGCCGCACCTACAAGAGCGGGAATTAAGAATCCATGACCGCCCGTTGTTTCCGCCATGAACACCACCGCCGCCAGCGGAGCTTTGTATGCTGCCGAGATGAAAGAGGTCATCCCCACCGCCTCATATAGTCCCAGGGTCTGCGTGTGAACGACGCTTTGCCCAAACGCTGCGCCGAGACTGCCGCCACTTAGGAACAGTGGAACGAACATGGCGCTGACGCCGCCCACTCCTAGTGTGCAGGCAGTTGCTGCGAGCTTCATCAAGGTAAAAAACAACAGTTCTGGCGTGGAGTGATTCTGCCCAATGATCATCCGAACTGCTTCGTAATTGGGGCCAAGCGGAACAAGTGTCCCAGGATAGAAATGCAGGAATGCAAGACCACATAGGGCCGTCGCCAACCCGCCGATTCCCATCTTGATCCAGTGCGCAACCGGGCACTCGACGACGAATCGACGGAGTCTGCGGAATGTGATGACAAAGGTCATGGCAATCAGACCAATCAACATGCCCAACAGCGCGCACCACACAAGGTCTTTCGGCACATACGAAGACGAAGCCGTGAATGCGAAGAGTGGTTCGCTCCCGAAAAAGACACCGAGTGTCATATATGAAACGACAGATGCAATCAGAGATGGCACAAGCGCTTCGTGTGCCATGTCGTCTTTGTATGGCATTTCCAATGCAAATACGATGCCCGTGAGAGGTGCGCGAAATACCGCGGACATGCCTGCCGCTGCGCCACAGAGCAACAGGATGCGACGATGACGCGGGGTAAGTCCGAGCCTTGAGATTTTGGATAATCGCGACCATACCCACGTGCCGATGGCCGCTCCGCCATAGATCGCGGGACCTTCCAACGCAGCGCTGCCACCAGAGCCAACCGTAGTGATAGCCGCGATTAACTTCACAGGCGTCGAACGCAGATCGATCTTCCCATTGTTCTCGTGGTACATCTCGATCACTTCTTCTGTCGAATGCAGATTGGGATCCGGCGTTCCGAACTGCATCAGCAGGCCGGTAACAATACCCCCAAGAGTCAGGCCGGGAATGATGATCCAATGATGCGCAAGATATAGAGCAAGCACACGAGGCCAGACGTAGCGCAGCAGTACAGTTGCAACCGCAGTAATACCCAGGCCCGCTGTGATGCCAACGATGGGAGCTACGATCAACCAGCGATGGAGATTCCGCTCATAGGTACTGGAAAGGTCTTCGTGCACCAACGGAAGAGAACGGCTTAACCAACCTGCCCGGGGCTTTTCGATTGTCACTCTATGTCTCCTTCGAATTCGCCATCGAACAAGACAATCTTGTGGAGCGAGGCGATGAGTTCAGGCGCCCACTGGCGCAGTTCGCGCGCGTGATCTCTGGAAAGTCGGCCCAACATCTTCTTACCGGAGGGCGTCAGCTGCAGAATCACAAAGCGGCGATTTTCTTTCAGCTTGTCGCGTATTAGGAAGCCGGCAGCTTCGCATCGCTTGCAGAGTTCCACCGCACTGTTGTGTTGCAACTGCAGACGCTCAGCGATATAGGCAATTGTGACAAGCGTATCTGCGGGTGCTCCTGCAACCTGCAGCAAAAGCTGATGTTGTTGCGGGAGGAGTCCTGCTTTTTCCGCAGCGAGCTCGCTGTAATGCAGAAAGCGGCGTAAATCTGCGCGAAAGGCTGCTAGCGCTACCGTCAGTTGCTTGTCTACGGAAGTCGGCTTCATACATATATCGTATCACGATATATGTATGAAGCTGCATCGTTTTGTCCGCCGACTAGAACCAGCGGCGCATGCGAAAGAACGCCAAAGGAAGAACGACTGATAAGAGCATTAAACCGAGCGCAAAAGGGTAGCCATGGGCCCAGTGCAATTCAGGCATATGCTCAAAATTCATTCCGTAAACGGAACCAATTAGCGTGGGCGGCAGAAAGATCACCGCCGCCACGCTCAGCGTCTTCATAATCGCATTCTGCTGAATGGAGATGAGCCCGATATTGGAATCAAGCAGAAATTGAATCTGCGTCTGAAGAAAGTTGTCGTGTTCCAGTAGCGACTGCACATCCAGCGTGAGCGTTTTCAGTCTTGTATCAAGAGCTGCATGGCTCTCAATTTCAAGCTTCAAGAAAGGAAGAGCGCGACCGATACTGTGGAGGCTTTGGCGTACGCGCGCTGCGAGTTCCCCTGCATTTCCAATGCGTGTCAGGACCTGGCTTAAATCCTTTGCTGCGATGCTTTCCATAGACGAAGACGTATCGCGCGAGAAGATCTCAAGCGAGATGGGATCCAGCGCATCGCCAATTTCTTCAAGGATGTCAGCATCACGGTCGACCATTGTTTCCAACAGACAGAGAAGCAACGACTGCGACGATGGAAAGGCCTGCTCAGGCTTGTGTGTCCGTGCGAGAAACTGCGCAAAGGATCTTGGTTCTGCATACCGCAGCGTGATGAATTGCTGCCGTACCAGGACGAGTGTAAAGCTCGTCAGTCCGGGCTCTCCCCTGCTTCCCCGCTCCACCGCACGGACCGTGATATAAGTGGCGTCGCCTTCGTGGTAGAGCGCACTGCTGCTCTCTACCTCACGCATCTCTTCGCGAGTCGGAATCGTGATCTTTAATTCTGCTTCTACGCGTTGTTCTTCTTCGGGAGACGGCGCATAGAGATCAATCCATGCAGCATCCTTCAAATCGCCTTCTGCACCGATCTCCAACTGACCCGCGCGATCGTAGTATGTCGTTATCATTCTGTGGAGGAAGCAGCCTTTCTCTCTGAAAACCGAAACGGATTGAAGGACGTGTGCCGATCGAAACTTTCCCCGCCTTCGATTCGCTTCAGAGCATAGATGACGACATAGGTGAGCGGTGTTGCCAATACTTCGTATCCAACTTTCAACGCATAGCTACTGAGAATCATGAAGAACATCGTTCTTGCGGGAATGATGCCACCAAACGTGAGCACTACCACCAGGCTTGTGTCGATCGCTTGTCCAACGACGGTGGAACCGACGGTGCGGGTCCACAGCCAGCGTCCGTTTGTCAGCAGCTTCAACCTGGCCATGACGTAACTATTTGCGAATTCTCCGAACCAGAAAGCCGCAAGACTCGCAGCAAGAATGCGAGGGATGAATCCGAAGACAGCCGAGAAAGCTTCCTGATTGTGCCAAGAGGGATCGGCTGGAAGCTTAATCGCCAATGCTGCTGCGACATAAAGCAAAGCCGTAGCAAAGAAGCCAAGCCAGATAGCACGACGCGAAGCAGCGTATCCATACACTTCCGTGAATACGTCTCCAAAAATGTACGTGATGGGAAAGAGCAAAATAGCCGCTGAAACTGGCAGACCGCCAATGAGGCATATCTTCTGCGCGAGAAGATTCGACACCAGCAGAATGACGACGAATGCCACCTGCAATACATCCAACAAACGGCGAGAGGGCTGACTGTGCGTGTGAGTCATTTTGCGTTCCACTGGAGACTAGCACCGTTCCACAGAAGAACATTTTGCAAATTTTGACATCGAGCGCAGATACGACTAATCTTGGAAATGGCACAGCGTGATCCCACGCTTGAGTGCAGGTGCGTCCCCGTCGTCCAGTGGCCCAGGACACCGCCCTTTCACGGCGGTAACACGGGTTCGAATCCCGTCGGGGACGCCATTTCCCATCAACAACTTAGCTTCATAAATAACTTCTCGTTTGAGAAGACGGTCACGCTGTGGTAACGGCTTTACTTCTTGGTGCCAGAGTCGTCCGATAGCGTACCAACGAATTCAGGATGTTCATCCCGAGGTCGTTCAAATAGACGATACGTGCGGCCCCGTTCTTTGTTTGAGAAAGAAGTATCCTTCGTCCCTTCAAAATCGGTGTGTCTCGAAGACGCGCAGCTCGTCTTTGCCGTTCTACGGCCTGGATGAGAATCAACAAAAAGCGCTCACTTATCCGCACATTGAAGAAAAGCGACTTTGCGGAAACACAGCTTCTTATTGAGCTATGCCAATCTGCCTATCACACTGACTGGGTTTCGCTTTGCTGGATGTAACTTGATCTGCTGCGAAGGTCGGAAGCAAGCGAGTGTTAGTCCTCGGGATTAGGATTCAGGCGATAGCCGACCCAGGGATCGGTAAGCAAATACTGTGGATGGTTCGGATCACGTTCAATCTTCTTTCTGAGCGAGGCCACAAGAACACGAAGATACTCTGGCTGATGCGTGCTGTGCGGTCCCCAGATCGATTGAATAATCGAAGAATGCGTCAGGACACGATCCACGTTTCGCAGAAAAAATAACAACAGGTCATATTCTCGCGGCGTGAGCTTCACTTCAATTTCGCTCACCGTCACATGACGGGTGAGAGTGTTGACACTGAAATCACCGGTGCGCAGCATCTTGGGTTCGGTTGATGTTGAATCTGACGTCCTTAAGGCGTCCAGGCGTCGAAGAGAACCTCGGACACGCGCCAGTAGCTCATCGATGCTAAAGGGCTTGGTCACGTAATCGTCCGCACCCGCATCAAGACCGCGAATCTTCGCACTTGTAGCGTCTTGTACCGATAGCAGGATGATCGGAATGGACGAATAACTCCGAATTCGCTTGCAGAGTTCAACGCCATCCATTTCTGGCATGGTCAGATCTGTCACAACGACTTCAGGATCCCAGTCTTCCAAGACGTTGAGTGCGGAAACTCCATCGTGAGCAGTTCGCACGTCGTAGCCATTCGCCAGAAAGCTGGCGCGGAGAGTTCGTGTGATGGAAGATTCATCGTCGACCACCAGCACGCGTCGCCGCACAGTCATTGGTTGGGTAGGCATACATTCTCCTCGCGCACCGGGATATGAAACTTAATCGTCGTGCCCGTCGCTCCTCCTGGCTGATCTACCCAGATGACACCGCCGTGGGCTTCGACAATCGCCTTTGCGATCGCGAGGCCCACGCCAAGTCCGTGTGGTGTGCTGACACGCGTCTCGTCGCCTCGATAGAACTTCTGAAAGACCCGTGTTGCATCCGCGGCCGCTATGCCGATTCCTTCATCGTGAACCCAAACCTCAATGCCCGATTCCGACATTCTTGCAGTGACAGTTACTTTCGACCTGGGAGGCGAGTATTTCTTAGCGTTGTCGATGAGCGTATACACCACTTCAGAAAGCGCGCGCTCATCAATATTCAGCAACGGCAACGTATCGGGAATCTCAACCACGATCGCGTGCTCCCCGCTCATTCTCTCCGCCCGTTTGATAGCAGCACCTGTCACATCCTGAAGAGAGCTCCAACTTGTTTTAAGCAACATGTGGCCCGACTCCACGCGCGCCAACTCAACGAAGCTGCTAATCAGTTGGTCAAGATGCAGGCTTTCCTCATCGACCATACCGATCAACTCTTCCTCTAATTCACTCTCGATGTGCTGACCAGAGACGTATGCCTTACGCAAGGTTGTTGCGGCGGCGCGGATCGATGTCAGCGGTGTCCGCAGGTCGTGAGTAACGGCATCCAGCAGCGCCGACTTCATTTGCTCGCTGCGTTTGATCGCTTCGGTTTGGCTTGCGATCTCAAAGGCAGAACGGAGTTCCCGGTAAAGGCGTTCGGACTCTAGTCGAGCTTCCTCTGCCTCCAGGGCACGCTGTCGCGCATGCGCTGAGAGTTGGCCGGTTACGACTGCGGTGATCGAAAAGGCGGCAAGCGCCACCCAGTTCTGCGGGTCTTCAATCGTCAGCGTTAAGAGAGGTGGCAGGAAAAAGAAGTTATATCCGAGCATAGCGACGACGCTCGCAGCCAACGCCGGCTTGCTCCCCATATGGATTGAGATGAACAAGACACCGAGCAACAGAGTGAATCCAATGGTAGTCACGCTCAGCGCCCGGTGAAGAGGAGCTAGCGCCCCAATAAGACCAGAGATAAACAACACAGACAGGAAGGAACGAAGAGCGATGTTCTTACGAGAGAGGTAGGACAGAATCTGCATGGTGAACCGCGCTCACGATAATTGTATGCAATCGGCGCAGTCAGCATTCATATGACTTCCATATGAACTTTTAACGTCTCTGATATGGCCTTCGGACCTGTAATGAGGCTGTAGTTGGAGGCCTTTGATGCAAACTGTTCCCCTGGCCCAGGTTCTAGCATTCGTGTTGGGCCCGGTTGTACTTTCCTTCCTAATTTGGGTGTTGTACCACTTCCACGTTGATGGCAAGCGATTCAGGGCTTCGCAATATCACCAGAACGAAGCCACGATGGAAAACAACCACATTCCAGAGGGTAGAAACTATTCCTACCCAGTGCGAACTGCCGTCGTCACGCTGGCAATTCTGTTCACTTCTTTGTCCGCGTCCGCGCAAGGCAATTCGGCAAACGACCAGGCGAAGGCTGCCAATGCGGTTGATCTCGAAAAGAAAGTCGAAGACCTGCAGAATGAGCTGGACCAGCTAAAGAAACAGCTTCTCGAGCTGCACAATGCACATACACCCACGTCGCCCATTACCCAACGGACGACGACCAGCGCAACACTGGAACAACCCAAACCGGCGATCGATGCCGCACCCAAAAGCTCTTTGTCCTTGCCATTGGGAGCGACCGTCAACGTAATTTTGGATGGATATTACGAATACAACACCAACCATCCAGCGGGCCGCGTGAATTCATTGCGCGCGTATGACGTTCTCAGCAACGCGTTCAGTCTGAATCAAGCAGGTGTGATCTTTGAGCTGCCGACGGCACCCGAAGAAGGTCGGCGCTTCGGAGGACGCGTGGATCTTCAGTTTGGACAAGCGACTGCCACATTACAAGGCAATCCCGCGAATGAGAATCGTCCGGATATCTATCGCAACGTCTTTCAAGCCTACGGCCGTTACGTCGCGCCGCTCGGAAAAGGGTTGACTGTCGACTTTGGAAAGTGGGCAAGCTCGCTGGGCTACGAGGCGAACTATACAAAGGACCAGCTGAACTACACCAGATCGTTCTACTTCTATTTCCTGCCCTTCTATCACATGGGCTTACGTGCGAATTATCAGCTCAACGACAAAGTCGCATTCAACTACTGGCTAACCAACGGCACGCAGCAGACAGAGCCTTTCAATTCCTTCAAGGACGAAATGTTCGGACTCAACCTGACACCGACTAAGTCGATCAATTGGACTGTGAACTATTACCTGGGCCAGGAACACCCCGACGTGGCGACCTCCAGCAACTGTGGCACTGCCCCTTTGCAACCGGGACTTTGCTTTACTCCGATTGCTGACCCGCAGAACGGCAAGACTCACATCTTCGACACCTATGCCAGTTGGCAAGTGACGCCCAAGCTCCTGTTGGGTGGAGAAGCGGATTACGTGATCCAACGTCAATGGGCAAATGCTGCACCGGGAGAATCCTCAGCACCGTCGCATACAGACGGCGGCGCGGCGTATGCAAGCTATCAGCTCACACCGTCTTCCTCGCTGGCGGCGCGCACCGAATATCTCTCGGACCGCGGCGGTCTGTTTAGCGGAACAACACAGGCGCTCAAGGAAGTGACGACAACTTACACCCATCATTTTGGTGACGGATTTCAAGCCATGCTGGAGTATCGGAGAGATTGGAGCAATCAGGCTTTCTTTCCGCGCGGCACCGCGGGAGCCCACGTGAATCATCAGGACACGGCGACTCTTGGCTTGGTCTGGTGGTACGGAGGAAAGAAAGGAGCGTGGTAACACCTCCTTCCCTGCCCTCTCCGTCATCGTCTTCCCATCCTCGCCATGAGTTGAAAGGTGCTTCGGGCCGACAATGTTTCTCTTGAACCTATACGCCTATTTTGGTATCGCGGCATTCGCATGTCTGTTGTTGACCCTCGGTTGGCAGATGATGCGAACTCAAACCATGGCTAAGGCATTAGCAGCTTTTCTTGGCGAAGAGCGAGCACTCAAAGTGATCAATCAAGGACAACTGAGTACCTCGACTCGTTGCGTGATCGGGGTACTCCTGCTCGCGACGGGACTTTTCCTGAGTGGTTGTGTCGTTCGCGGCCTTCTCACCTGACTATGAACTATCGCATGAACGAGCGGCACCAAGCCCTATAGATCACATAGGCTTGGTGCGACAAACAGATGAGCGAAGAGTGTCGGTTTCTCAGTCTTGAGCGCTGAATCGATACCCAACGTAGTTTTCAGTAAGTAGATATTCCGGGTTGGATGGATCTCTCTCAAGCTTTCGACGAAGTTGACTGATAAATGTACGAAGGTACTCCCGCTCATTTCCATACTCCGGTCCCCATACGGTGGATAAAAGCTTATGGTGAGACAAGGGGCTTCCGGCATACTGCATAAGCACGGATAGAAGCTCAAACTCTTTTGGCGTCAGGTGCACTTCCTCGTTGGCCTTCGTTACACGATGCGCAGTCAGATCAAGGTGGATGTCGCCTGACTTCAAGTGGGTCACAGGTTCATCTGTGGAGGTTCGAGAGCGACGTACCGCGGCCCGAATCCGAGCGGCCAGTTCAGGAATGCGAAAGGGCTTGGTCACAAAATCATCCGCTCCCGCATCAAGAGCTTGAATTTTGTCTTCCTCACGGTCCCTGACGGTCAGGACAATGATTCCGAGTCCGGGATAAGTTCCACGCATTTTAGCTGCCGCCTGCATACCTCCCATGCCAGGCATATTGAGATCCAGCAGCACAACTTCCGCTTGATGATGTCTCAATTCTTCCATCCCTGCTTCGCCACTCGACACGTCGCGTACTTCAAATCCCAGGGCACTCAGCGTGCTGGAGATGGTATGTCGAAGAGCAGAATCGTCTTCTACGATCAATACTGATCCTTGATGCACAATGATCTCCTAGACGGGAATCGTGATAAGGAATGTTGTGCCCGCATCTTGATCGCTCTCCAACCAAATGCGACCGCCGTGGGCTTCGACGGCCTGTTTCGCCACAGACAGCCCAATACCTGTTCCGGGCGCACGATGCTGCATCGACTCGGTCCGGTAGTACCTCTGGAATACAAGCTCTCGTTCCGTTTGCGGAACGTACGAGCCTTCATTGTGAACGGAGAAGATCAAGGCATTGCCTGTTACCCCGACACGCATCGTGACCGCAGTCGCATCGACGCTGTACTTCAGAGCATTTTCTAACACGTGGACGAGGATCATCCGGAACAGCTCCGGGTCGACGGACACATCTAAATCGGTCTCGCCGACAATATGAATACGGGACGTATCATATGCCGTCCTCAATTCTCCGATGGCAGCATGAATCAAATCCTCAAGATGTGTCGGTTGGGGTTTGAGCAAGACAGCCGCGTTATCGAGCTTCGCAGTTCGCAGGAGACGATCCGTTAAATCGGCTAGATACGAGGCTTGCTCTTCGATCGCTCGGGCAAGTTCGTCTTGAAGAGTGGACAAACTGCCAATCTCGCGAAGACCGGAACTGGATGCAATAATCGTTGTTAACGGAGTCTTGACCGCATGAGCCAGGCCATCAAGCACAGCGGTACG is a genomic window containing:
- a CDS encoding response regulator transcription factor codes for the protein MNRPGVLIADDHILIAEALRALLEPEYQVLDLVHDGKKLLSRAVELKPEIVILDLGMPLLNGIDAGQQLKKILPRTKFVVVTMNEDPDVASVALHNWASGYLLKKSAGTELKRALGTILRGKTYVTPSIAQPLMDEFIRNPKPAKDKELTPRQREVLQLLAEGRSMKEAAAVLDVAVRTIAFHKYKIMEEFGLKSNAELVRFALHERLVAEDPRFS
- a CDS encoding lipid-binding SYLF domain-containing protein, whose amino-acid sequence is MKTYRALLLLILGTALPAFAQNKIDDRLGNSAEVLRQMIAHPDSIPKTYLDRSVCVLIFPAVKKVGVGLGVTYGRGVLVCRTGTDMKGPWSAPAMYKLDVGSLGLQLGRSETDYVMLLENKKSALKLLTGKLKLGADASAVAGPSGAKAVGANDTNFDVLTYTRAKGGLFAGASLGSASMVTDDDANKAVYGKDITATEIVREGGATVTPAGKSLIKVLTTASPSSH
- a CDS encoding chloride channel protein, whose product is MTIEKPRAGWLSRSLPLVHEDLSSTYERNLHRWLIVAPIVGITAGLGITAVATVLLRYVWPRVLALYLAHHWIIIPGLTLGGIVTGLLMQFGTPDPNLHSTEEVIEMYHENNGKIDLRSTPVKLIAAITTVGSGGSAALEGPAIYGGAAIGTWVWSRLSKISRLGLTPRHRRILLLCGAAAGMSAVFRAPLTGIVFALEMPYKDDMAHEALVPSLIASVVSYMTLGVFFGSEPLFAFTASSSYVPKDLVWCALLGMLIGLIAMTFVITFRRLRRFVVECPVAHWIKMGIGGLATALCGLAFLHFYPGTLVPLGPNYEAVRMIIGQNHSTPELLFFTLMKLAATACTLGVGGVSAMFVPLFLSGGSLGAAFGQSVVHTQTLGLYEAVGMTSFISAAYKAPLAAVVFMAETTGGHGFLIPALVGAAIAYVISGDASISPAQHVHSRAERQSHATA
- a CDS encoding MarR family transcriptional regulator translates to MKPTSVDKQLTVALAAFRADLRRFLHYSELAAEKAGLLPQQHQLLLQVAGAPADTLVTIAYIAERLQLQHNSAVELCKRCEAAGFLIRDKLKENRRFVILQLTPSGKKMLGRLSRDHARELRQWAPELIASLHKIVLFDGEFEGDIE
- a CDS encoding magnesium transporter CorA family protein — encoded protein: MITTYYDRAGQLEIGAEGDLKDAAWIDLYAPSPEEEQRVEAELKITIPTREEMREVESSSALYHEGDATYITVRAVERGSRGEPGLTSFTLVLVRQQFITLRYAEPRSFAQFLARTHKPEQAFPSSQSLLLCLLETMVDRDADILEEIGDALDPISLEIFSRDTSSSMESIAAKDLSQVLTRIGNAGELAARVRQSLHSIGRALPFLKLEIESHAALDTRLKTLTLDVQSLLEHDNFLQTQIQFLLDSNIGLISIQQNAIMKTLSVAAVIFLPPTLIGSVYGMNFEHMPELHWAHGYPFALGLMLLSVVLPLAFFRMRRWF
- a CDS encoding queuosine precursor transporter, translating into MTHTHSQPSRRLLDVLQVAFVVILLVSNLLAQKICLIGGLPVSAAILLFPITYIFGDVFTEVYGYAASRRAIWLGFFATALLYVAAALAIKLPADPSWHNQEAFSAVFGFIPRILAASLAAFWFGEFANSYVMARLKLLTNGRWLWTRTVGSTVVGQAIDTSLVVVLTFGGIIPARTMFFMILSSYALKVGYEVLATPLTYVVIYALKRIEGGESFDRHTSFNPFRFSERKAASSTE
- a CDS encoding response regulator transcription factor; amino-acid sequence: MPTQPMTVRRRVLVVDDESSITRTLRASFLANGYDVRTAHDGVSALNVLEDWDPEVVVTDLTMPEMDGVELCKRIRSYSSIPIILLSVQDATSAKIRGLDAGADDYVTKPFSIDELLARVRGSLRRLDALRTSDSTSTEPKMLRTGDFSVNTLTRHVTVSEIEVKLTPREYDLLLFFLRNVDRVLTHSSIIQSIWGPHSTHQPEYLRVLVASLRKKIERDPNHPQYLLTDPWVGYRLNPNPED
- a CDS encoding cell wall metabolism sensor histidine kinase WalK: MQILSYLSRKNIALRSFLSVLFISGLIGALAPLHRALSVTTIGFTLLLGVLFISIHMGSKPALAASVVAMLGYNFFFLPPLLTLTIEDPQNWVALAAFSITAVVTGQLSAHARQRALEAEEARLESERLYRELRSAFEIASQTEAIKRSEQMKSALLDAVTHDLRTPLTSIRAAATTLRKAYVSGQHIESELEEELIGMVDEESLHLDQLISSFVELARVESGHMLLKTSWSSLQDVTGAAIKRAERMSGEHAIVVEIPDTLPLLNIDERALSEVVYTLIDNAKKYSPPRSKVTVTARMSESGIEVWVHDEGIGIAAADATRVFQKFYRGDETRVSTPHGLGVGLAIAKAIVEAHGGVIWVDQPGGATGTTIKFHIPVREENVCLPNQ
- a CDS encoding outer membrane beta-barrel protein translates to MQTVPLAQVLAFVLGPVVLSFLIWVLYHFHVDGKRFRASQYHQNEATMENNHIPEGRNYSYPVRTAVVTLAILFTSLSASAQGNSANDQAKAANAVDLEKKVEDLQNELDQLKKQLLELHNAHTPTSPITQRTTTSATLEQPKPAIDAAPKSSLSLPLGATVNVILDGYYEYNTNHPAGRVNSLRAYDVLSNAFSLNQAGVIFELPTAPEEGRRFGGRVDLQFGQATATLQGNPANENRPDIYRNVFQAYGRYVAPLGKGLTVDFGKWASSLGYEANYTKDQLNYTRSFYFYFLPFYHMGLRANYQLNDKVAFNYWLTNGTQQTEPFNSFKDEMFGLNLTPTKSINWTVNYYLGQEHPDVATSSNCGTAPLQPGLCFTPIADPQNGKTHIFDTYASWQVTPKLLLGGEADYVIQRQWANAAPGESSAPSHTDGGAAYASYQLTPSSSLAARTEYLSDRGGLFSGTTQALKEVTTTYTHHFGDGFQAMLEYRRDWSNQAFFPRGTAGAHVNHQDTATLGLVWWYGGKKGAW
- a CDS encoding response regulator transcription factor codes for the protein MHQGSVLIVEDDSALRHTISSTLSALGFEVRDVSSGEAGMEELRHHQAEVVLLDLNMPGMGGMQAAAKMRGTYPGLGIIVLTVRDREEDKIQALDAGADDFVTKPFRIPELAARIRAAVRRSRTSTDEPVTHLKSGDIHLDLTAHRVTKANEEVHLTPKEFELLSVLMQYAGSPLSHHKLLSTVWGPEYGNEREYLRTFISQLRRKLERDPSNPEYLLTENYVGYRFSAQD